The Novosphingobium sp. Gsoil 351 genome contains the following window.
ATCAACACCGTAAATCGGAAAGGTCACGGCTATGAGCGAAGCTCTCACCCTGGCGGCCGAGGCGCGCGAGCGGGCTGGCAAGGGAGCCTCCCGCGCTCTGCGTCGCGAAGGTCGCGTACCCGCCGTCGTCTATGGCGGCAAGGAAGAACCCCTGGGAATCCACGTCGAGGAGCGGCTGCTGCGCCGCATGCTCGGCACCGGGCACTTCACCAACTCGATCGTGATGATCGAGGTCGGTGGCAAGACCGTCCGTACCCTGCCCAAGGACGTCCATTTTCATCCCGTCAGCGATCGCCCGCTGCACGTCGATTTCCTCCGCCTGGCCAAGGACGCCACGGTCGAAGTCTCGGTGCCGGTGCTGTTCGTCAACGAGGACGATTCCCCCGGCCTCAAGCGCGGCGGCGTGCTGAACGTCGTGCGCCACGATCTCGAACTGGTGTGCGACGCGGACAAGATCCCCGACGACATCCGGATCGACGTGACCGGGCTCGACATCGGCGATTCGATCCACATCAGCAACGTCACCCTGCCTGCCGGTTCGGCCAGCGCCATCACCGACCGCGATTTCACCATCGCCACGATCGTCGCGCCTTCGGGCCTCAAGAGCGAAGAGGGCGATACGCAGACCGAGGCGGAAGCTCCGGCAGCTTGATCACTTAAGCCCCTCCCGCTTGCGGGAGGGGTTTGGGGTGGGCGCGGCTCATCCGGCGCTTGCAGGACTAGGCCTCCCCCCGGCCCCTCCCGCAAGCGGGAGGGGAGTAGGAAGTGCAGCTCTGGGTCGGCCTCGGCAATCCCGGTCCGTCATACGCGATGCACCGCCACAACGTGGGGTTCATGGCGGCGGACACGATCGCCGAGGTCCACCGCTTTGGTCCCGTTCAGAAGAAATTCTCGGGTTGGCTCCATGACGGCCGGATCGGGGGCGAACGCATACTCCTGCTCAAGCCAGCGACGTGGATGAACGAGAGCGGTCGCTCGGTCGCCGAGGCACTGCGGTTCTACAAGCTCGACGTGGACGCGCTTACCGTGTTCCACGACGAACTCGATCTCGCCCCGTTCAAGGTCAAGGTGAAGCGCGGCGGCGGCACCGCCGGGCACAATGGCTTGCGCAGCATCGACCAGCATCTCGGTCCCGACTTTCGCCGCGTGCGGATCGGCATCGGGCATCCCGGGCACAAGGATCGGGTGACAGGCTATGTGCTGGGCAACTACGCCAAGGCCGAAACCGACAACCTCGCCGACCTGCTCGGCGCGCTGGCGGCGGAGGCCGAGTGGCTGGCCAAGGGCGACGACGTGCGGTTCATGAACGACGTGGCGCTGCGGCTGGCGACGGATTAGCCCTCTCCCCTTCAGGGGAGTGGGTGGGGAGAGGGGGACTTGCGCTTCTCCGGATGATGACATGGG
Protein-coding sequences here:
- a CDS encoding 50S ribosomal protein L25/general stress protein Ctc, which produces MSEALTLAAEARERAGKGASRALRREGRVPAVVYGGKEEPLGIHVEERLLRRMLGTGHFTNSIVMIEVGGKTVRTLPKDVHFHPVSDRPLHVDFLRLAKDATVEVSVPVLFVNEDDSPGLKRGGVLNVVRHDLELVCDADKIPDDIRIDVTGLDIGDSIHISNVTLPAGSASAITDRDFTIATIVAPSGLKSEEGDTQTEAEAPAA
- the pth gene encoding aminoacyl-tRNA hydrolase; this encodes MQLWVGLGNPGPSYAMHRHNVGFMAADTIAEVHRFGPVQKKFSGWLHDGRIGGERILLLKPATWMNESGRSVAEALRFYKLDVDALTVFHDELDLAPFKVKVKRGGGTAGHNGLRSIDQHLGPDFRRVRIGIGHPGHKDRVTGYVLGNYAKAETDNLADLLGALAAEAEWLAKGDDVRFMNDVALRLATD